In Sporanaerobacter acetigenes DSM 13106, a single window of DNA contains:
- a CDS encoding ABC transporter ATP-binding protein: MKKYLFKHKKALFILAMVFTILESIFYTGEAYIFKNILDLVSLDMSMDKFYDTVLISIVYTLVHCVVIYIYRNALSKYSKSVVTEMKEDIFSNIYSYDLKSFSENNTESYVSIMLNDIKMIEKDYILNLFGIVGYMFDISFAIILLFKFDVKIALVAIGFSVLLSIIPKFFSKELARLKKNLSDGMKTFLVKVKEISEGFETIRTYDIEDEAYAQFSVYNDEVENVKYNIGVMDAKIDSALEFFSFLIQYLVLSIVVYFIIKNDLTIGLIGSVGQLMVNICEPMTGFSGRFNRLKTVKPIIDNVIGENQVETEKSGRSIQIDEFRESICFRDVKFSYDGKRNVLDGINICFEKGKKYAIVGESGSGKSTILKLILGDYWCDEGRLTVDGTDIDDLDADSLSQLISVIQQDVFLFDTTIKNNITLFKDYPEEEIEDVIEKTQFKMLIESLEDGLDTYIGESGDKLSGGERQRISIARAMLKDTPILLLDEATSALDNITANEIEEMVLNMDDTTVISVTHRLNEERLKGYDKILVIRDGKIMEEGKFDKLIDEKEYFFELFTLNSAI, translated from the coding sequence ATGAAAAAATATTTATTTAAACATAAAAAGGCTTTATTTATATTGGCTATGGTATTTACTATATTGGAATCTATATTTTATACAGGAGAAGCATATATTTTTAAAAACATACTAGACTTGGTGTCTTTAGATATGAGTATGGATAAATTTTATGATACAGTCTTAATTTCCATAGTTTATACACTTGTTCATTGTGTTGTAATTTATATATATAGAAATGCATTGTCAAAATACTCAAAGAGTGTAGTTACTGAAATGAAAGAAGATATTTTTTCAAATATTTACAGCTATGATTTAAAAAGTTTTTCAGAAAATAATACGGAAAGTTATGTATCTATAATGTTGAATGATATAAAGATGATAGAAAAGGATTATATTTTAAATTTATTTGGCATTGTAGGATATATGTTTGACATAAGCTTTGCGATAATCTTGTTATTTAAATTTGATGTCAAAATAGCCTTAGTGGCTATAGGATTTAGTGTTTTGCTTAGTATAATACCTAAATTTTTTTCAAAAGAATTGGCAAGATTGAAAAAAAATTTATCTGATGGAATGAAAACCTTTTTAGTTAAAGTGAAGGAAATTTCAGAAGGGTTTGAAACTATAAGAACTTATGATATTGAAGATGAGGCATATGCCCAATTTTCTGTATATAATGATGAGGTGGAAAATGTAAAATACAATATTGGGGTTATGGATGCAAAAATAGATTCAGCTTTAGAGTTCTTTTCTTTCCTTATACAATATTTAGTTTTAAGCATAGTTGTATATTTCATTATAAAAAATGATTTGACTATAGGCTTGATAGGTTCGGTTGGTCAGTTGATGGTCAATATCTGTGAGCCTATGACTGGATTTTCTGGAAGGTTCAATAGATTAAAAACTGTAAAGCCAATAATTGATAATGTCATAGGAGAAAATCAGGTAGAAACAGAGAAGAGTGGAAGGAGTATTCAAATAGATGAATTTAGGGAAAGTATATGCTTTAGGGATGTGAAATTTAGCTACGATGGAAAAAGAAATGTATTGGATGGGATAAATATATGCTTTGAAAAGGGTAAAAAATATGCTATTGTTGGGGAATCTGGCAGTGGAAAGAGTACTATTTTGAAACTTATATTGGGAGATTACTGGTGTGATGAAGGAAGATTAACTGTTGATGGAACTGATATAGATGATCTAGATGCAGATTCTTTAAGTCAACTTATATCGGTCATACAGCAAGATGTATTTTTGTTTGATACTACTATAAAAAATAATATAACTCTTTTTAAAGATTATCCTGAAGAAGAAATAGAAGATGTGATTGAAAAAACACAGTTTAAAATGCTGATTGAATCTCTTGAAGATGGTCTTGATACATATATAGGAGAATCAGGAGACAAGCTTTCAGGTGGAGAAAGGCAAAGAATATCTATAGCTAGAGCTATGCTTAAAGATACACCTATATTATTATTAGATGAGGCTACATCTGCATTAGATAATATAACTGCTAATGAAATAGAAGAGATGGTATTAAATATGGATGATACAACAGTTATAAGTGTAACACATAGATTGAATGAAGAAAGGTTGAAAGGATATGATAAAATATTGGTTATTAGAGATGGGAAAATCATGGAAGAAGGAAAATTTGACAAACTTATAGATGAAAAGGAATATTTCTTTGAATTGTTTACTTTGAATTCAGCAATATAA